Proteins encoded in a region of the Paenibacillus sp. W2I17 genome:
- a CDS encoding GNAT family N-acetyltransferase gives MNQNVTLIGKTIKLLPLESKHKEDLLETLMNPNIWEFTWRKNATYDDIKHLIEQAIQNQLYGTQLPFVIVELMSEKIIGTTRIGDIDMINQNAEIGWTWLTPTYWRTGVNTECKFLLLNYCFEQLALVRVQFSISGYNIRSQRAIERIGATKEGIFRKHRRDTQGRFHDNVFYSITDNDWPQVKSTLEHMIHIKYSPKNTRY, from the coding sequence ATGAATCAAAATGTTACATTAATAGGCAAGACAATAAAACTCTTACCCCTAGAATCTAAACATAAAGAAGATTTACTTGAAACTCTAATGAATCCAAACATATGGGAATTTACTTGGAGAAAAAATGCAACATATGATGATATTAAGCATTTAATCGAACAAGCCATCCAAAACCAGCTTTATGGCACCCAACTCCCTTTCGTCATCGTCGAACTCATGTCGGAAAAAATTATTGGAACCACAAGAATCGGAGATATTGATATGATCAATCAAAATGCGGAAATCGGCTGGACATGGCTAACACCAACTTACTGGCGTACAGGTGTAAATACGGAATGTAAGTTTTTACTGTTAAATTATTGCTTCGAACAATTAGCGCTAGTCCGCGTGCAATTTTCCATCAGCGGCTATAACATAAGGTCACAGCGAGCGATAGAACGGATTGGGGCAACTAAAGAAGGCATATTTAGGAAACATAGGCGGGATACTCAAGGTAGATTTCATGACAATGTTTTTTATAGCATTACGGATAACGACTGGCCTCAGGTAAAAAGCACTCTTGAACATATGATCCATATAAAATACTCGCCAAAAAACACAAGATATTAG